TTAGAACAGGAGGTATTACTTCAGAACTCAAGATTTAAAGCACTTCTTCAGCCCATAGTAAGTAATAaagctttttattataaaaatggctGTAAATATATTTAGCAATAATTTCAACAACTCAGAATTGGTTCAATTTCTACAGTGGTAAATATGAGCCTCATGACATTTAGGTGCTATCAAGAATTTCCCTTACTCTTTTCACTGATCCTTATACTAGTGGTGATGCTGAGCTGCAATTATTGTAGATAAAGatcttataaagaaaattatgtaaCAATTATCTCTTAAGTCAAATGTGTATGCACAAAAGTGAGAGGGAGGGATTTGAAAATGTCTCTTCTTCTGAAGTTTTGGCAAAATATCTATTTCTGTGCAAAGAGAATAGAGCTTTGACCTGCCAACTGTATTGCAGTTAAAGCCAGGGGTCTGGATGAGAAATAGGGTAGAAAATCAGAGTGGTCAGAACCTTCTGGACAAGGCAGTGTTCATATGGATGAGTGTTAGCCAAAGTTTGTAGGTGCATAGCAGTTTGCTATAAGCGAAAGGGTGAAGAATTCTCAGAATTAGAGGAAAGAGGCAATAAAATTATCTGGAGGAACTCAATTTCTCAAGCTCAAAGGCTTTGTTCAATAATTTTCTTCCTGAAAGTCAAGTTTTTCCAGGAGGAACTCAAATCTTCTGAATATAACCATTTTTTGATATGATTTTCAGTAGAAGTGTTTTCTTGTATAGGAAAGATACAAGATGAAAATTGGTAGAAATAGCCCTTGAAAAGAAACCCTGAGCATATATTGAGTCATATCACTATTTATtcatgaagaattttttaaaatcctgattttatatttatagcttttttttttcattttgtagtaCTTTCGCTAAGTCTAAGAATGTGATTTTGCTTTAAGAACTTTCCTGGCTAAGAATAATGAACAAAAATCTAGATCTAAGGTACCAAATTTGAATTTCCAGtatggtttgaaaatatgaaaaggctTATTTGGATGACTTACCTTTAGTTACATTAGGTAACTGAAGGTCAGAAAGGATATGTAAATTCTCCAATAATACAGAACTAGAACTGTGGAGAAAGCTTCAATTGAGTGCAGAATTTATCAGAgcttgcattttatatattttagaaatatcactacaggttttttaataaatgaaattttatattccTTGGTTAATAAATTCTGCTTGATTCTTCACAAACTCTTTCAgatctacccctttctctctactCTTAAAGCTATTATTCCATAGATTATAACTGTTACAATTCTAGCAGGTCTTCTATCTTctagtatctctctctctctctctctcaacttaaaGTCTGTATCTCttgtgaaaactaaaataatcttTCTTGTACTTTATTTTCAATAGGTTCACCCATTCTTCAGTCTACTTAGTGTCTTCCAGGATGACCATATATCCCATTTGCCCAGGACAGTCCTAATTTATACATGTCATCCTTGAATAATTATTAAGTGTACTTTTTCACTCTTCAAAATGTCCAGATtgaagtaataaataatattatctcCCTACATATAACTCATTACTTCCAAATACCTTACTTCATGTCTCTCAGTCACAATTCCTCTGCTTCATACAAGTCAATCCACTAATTGGGTTCCTTTATAGAAACTGATTTCATGTAACTCCGGAGTGACTTTGTATACAAACTGCCTCAATTCTAATTACTCTTTTATGTagagttcattcatttaacaaatatttggtgaGCAACTATTCTGTGCCTTGCACTGTCCTAAGTGTTGGATGGAGGTAGAGCAGTAACAGGACAGGCAAGTTtgctgctctcatggagcttctATACAAAGAATTCCATCAACACTTAGGTATATGATGTGGTTAGGTATTTGCTCACATATTTACTCTTTGCTCATTGCCTTCCCTTTGGTATCCAACcatgttgaaaaataaatgagggaaaatgAGAATATGGTTCCTCCCATTTCCAAGTTCCCTTTCCCAGTGCATAGATAGGATCTGGTAATACTAGCAATCTAAAAGTGCTGCCTAGCATGTCAATGGGAGGGTATCCATGAGGAACTTTAGGCTATCAATAACTGTAATAGTGGGGGCTTATACCCTGAAGACTACATTACAAAAGTGTGATTCTCTTTCTAGAATTCAAGGAAGCAACATATGTACATTGTTGTTACAAACATTATGCTTTGAAACATTATGAATCTAATTAAGCATTATGTCTGACCCTGCCCACCCATAGACACACCCCTCTTTCTATAAGAACAAAAATGTAGATGAAAACATTTGACAAGGGGAAATAAGGAAGAAGCATCAGGAAAtctacattcaaaaaaaattttgcaaCTTAATGGTCTTGCAATTTTGGTTCAGCACTATCTTGGCAGGTGGATGTGAGTTAAAATGAGAAATGTCATAAACATCAATGAAAATCCCACATTCCTTGTTGTTTGCTTAATTCTACCtctatacatacattttaatggGAAAGTATGGTGGAAGGCAAGAGAAACCATGGAGGTAAATGGGGCATATTTGTTTACATCCATgtcatttttaagtcatttttgtcTGTCGCGACCGGCGCaacaaacaccgaggtcagggtcctgagggtaggggaatgcaagaaaaaaagagaagagagaaagtttgggaacaggagggtcccctgggctgatggcccaagtgacggctttattgttgctgtacacaatcttttataatataagactcttatggatcaggtcattctaagaataaacaggttttaCATGATCActgccagccaaaacatttagttctgtgtaccttgCGAACTTTCTGAAcgggtcacaagaccttgttgatagattgctagcaaaacacagttcccatgtttgtttctatctgactcagggtagaaaaagggaggtagcattactgccaacacctgcagaccacaggcttcaggaattaactttctcagccttgacaaggcttttgTATGCCCttgagagtgggggaatgggagggggaaccaccgggttggcttgagtcaacagggaatGTTGCTCAACCTGGTCTCAGCCTGGCGCCGGGGCCCAGCCTCCCACATGAATGGGAGGGGGAGCCACCAGGTTGACTGAGTCGACAGGGAGCctttgctcgacccggtctcagcctggcaccggggcccggccccccacatTTCCCCCTATAGTTTGTAATTGCAACATGTGCATCCTGGCCTGGTATGTGGTAAAGGCAGTAAGACCCCATCTCCAGAAATAACACAGCAAGACAAGTATAACAGATATTACGGAAACAATTCCAATAAAGATCCAAAAGGAATGTTGAAGAATATTAAATGGATTAAACCCATTAAGTTGGTGCAGTATGGTTTCAGCGAGATCTCCAGGGTTAGGGAAACTGAGTGAGCTACTTGCAACAGCATTTATCTCTTCTTGTAGCTGTAAGAGGTCTAAGCTAGTATTAGCATCATGCCAAACCCCTTGTAAATGACGACGCACTTGTCCCCATGTCACATTGGTATACTCTAAAGAAGTAACACAGATATGCTTATATGCATCATGACAAATTAAAGAAAGTCTGGTACACAAAACAGCAAACTGATCACCAAGATACCTTAATGCTTCTTGTAGTGCCTCTAATTGGGCTTCCAATTTACGGTCTATTCGTTCTTGAGTGGCAAACACCTTGGATACATTATGAGCCAATTCATTTACATGGGATGCCGTTTGGGCACTTTCATTTAAGGATATTACAGATACAGTTGCAGAGGCAATTACAGTCACTGCTGCTATGAGTCCAGCAATTAACAGTCCAAGAAACCGTTTGGTCTTGTGCAGCCGTTCACAAGCAGGACACGTCAGCCGGTACAACTGATGACCATCTTCTTTCACTGGAGTAATGGTCCCATCTCCAACAATCAGATAGTAGGGTGGAGGAACACAGACACGCAATTGCAGAACTGGAGAAACATAATATTCTGGAAAACTAAAGCTGtcattagtatatattttatcaaaggTAGCATATAATTTCCAAAGATCAGAATGAATTCTTCCTTCAGGGGATTGCAAAATAGTTTGTGGGATAATCTTATGGTGTACCTGTACCTCGTTAGGAGGTGGACCCATATCTCTTAAAGGAGCCACTAAAGGTCTCCTTATTTCCCTTTGCACTTCCAAAATAGCCATAGGTGTTTCTTGAAGGAATGAATGCCAGGCCTTTCGGGAATAATCCGTAATGGTATAGTTTATGTCTTTAGGAGTCATCCTCAATGAAGAGGATTGGGCACATTTACCCCAAGGTGAGTCCCCAGTAAGGCCTTGACAAGCTGAGGGACATATAGGAAGATTCTGAGGGGTATCACGTGGTCCAAAAAATATCCATTCTCCTAATAATTCTCTCTTTTGCCAATAAGCGGCAACGGAGCGGGGTACCCATTAAGAAGGACGCTTGTCATTTTGCCACATAGTATAAGTAATAGACCGCCCTACTGGTTTCGTACCCAAACACCCATAAGCAAGTTTGTATGGCATAGACTCCCTTTGCAGGCAGATGGGTACTCCTGCAGAGAGTGTCATCCAATTTATAGAGGCCGACACAGTGGGCAAAAACCCTGCATCTTCCCCTCCCATAAAGGTGAGATTGGTGTATACTTTGGGTGTGGGGTCTCTCCATGTTACAGGTTGTACTGTAGGAGGACCTACCATGTATGCCCAATAGAGGGCAGACTCTCCGGTTGTAGTGAGAATGCACAGGCATGCCAAGAAGACATGTGTGGCCGTTACCTCTCTACCTGAGGCCATCACTACATCAGTGGCCTGGGTCAGCAAGTTCTTTATCTGTCCCCAGGTGGGTGTACCCGCCTTATGACTCCGCCGTTGTCGCTTCTGGGGGGGATCCGTCACTGTCAATTTGGCCATTTTTTGGCACAACCGTAATGTCTCTGAGGAGCCGAAGCGGGACCCAGCGTGGCGCTTCCTCATCCTGTGGAAAAACACAAGCATACCCTCGCCCTTTTCGAAGGACTGGGTCTGGGCCTCGCCAAATGCCTTCCGGCATATCTTTCCATCTTGCCATCAAGAGAGGTTCTTGATTCCTTCCCCAGCGACTCTCTGTGGCAGTCATCCCTGCtt
The window above is part of the Panthera tigris isolate Pti1 chromosome X, P.tigris_Pti1_mat1.1, whole genome shotgun sequence genome. Proteins encoded here:
- the LOC122235494 gene encoding endogenous retrovirus group K member 13-1 Env polyprotein-like, giving the protein MSSWHACAFSLQPESLPSIGHTCFSFPEYYVSPVLQLRVCVPPPYYLIVGDGTITPVKEDGHQLYRLTCPACERLHKTKRFLGLLIAGLIAAVTVIASATVSVISLNESAQTASHVNELAHNVSKVFATQERIDRKLEAQLEALQEALRYLGDQFAVLCTRLSLICHDAYKHICVTSLEYTNVTWGQVRRHLQGVWHDANTSLDLLQLQEEINAVASSSLSFPNPGDLAETILHQLNGFNPFNILQHSFWIFIGIVSVISVILVLLCYFWRWGLTAFTTYQARMHMLQLQTIGGNVGGRAPVPG